One Odontesthes bonariensis isolate fOdoBon6 chromosome 17, fOdoBon6.hap1, whole genome shotgun sequence genomic window carries:
- the colec11 gene encoding collectin-11 — protein MRGEKLLLHVVLMSAMMSFLQVQISYGQHMAEDSCTVQILVPGLKGEPGDKGQKGAPGRPGRVGPPGEIGEPGFKGQKGMMGRYGKVGPSGMKGAKGDVGEPGPSGPNGEPGVPCECTPMRKMIGEMDIIVAHLSSELKFIKNALPSPAAVAGIKETDSKVYLLVKEEKRYADAEAYCQMRGGHLAMPKDEGANVAIAGYITEVGLSRVYIGIHDLDREGVFTYVDRSPMTTFSKWRKGEPNNAYDDEDCAEMVASGEWTDVACHPTMYFICEFDKDSV, from the exons ATGAGAGGAGAGAAACTGCTGCTTCATGTGGTACTAATGTCTGCGATGATGAGTTTCTTGCAAGTACAGATTTCATATGGTCAACACATGGCAGAAGACTCTTGCACAGTCCAAATCCTGGTCCCTGGACTCAAAG GAGAACCGGGAGACAAAGGACAAAAAGGAGCCCCCGGCAGACCGGGAAGAGTTGGCCCTCCAGGAGAGATTG GGGAACCTGGGTTTAAAGGACAGAAAGGCATGATGGGACGTTATGGAAAAGTTGGCCCAAGTGGAATGAAAG GGGCTAAGGGAGATGTGGGTGAACCTGGTCCAAGTGGCCCTAACGGAGAGCCAG GTGTTCCATGTGAGTGCACACCAATGAGAAAGATGATTGGGGAAATGGACATTATTGTGGCCCACTTATCCTCAGAGCTGAAATTCATTAAAAATG CACTGCCCTCCCCTGCAGCTGTTGCTGGCATAAAAGAGACAGACAGTAAGGTCTATCTGTTGGTGAAGGAGGAGAAGCGCTACGCCGATGCAGAGGCCTACTGTCAGATGAGGGGAGGGCACCTGGCCATGCCGAAAGACGAGGGGGCCAACGTAGCCATTGCAGGTTACATAACCGAGGTAGGCCTGAGCAGAGTCTACATTGGCATTCATGACCTCGACCGTGAGGGCGTTTTCACATACGTGGATCGCTCTCCCATGACCACCTTCAGCAAATGGAGGAAAGGTGAGCCCAACAACGCCTATGATGACGAGGACTGTGCTGAAATGGTGGCCTCTGGAGAGTGGACTGACGTAGCGTGCCATCCCACCATGTATTTCATTTGTGAATTTGATAAAGACAGTGTCTGA